A stretch of the Cheilinus undulatus linkage group 11, ASM1832078v1, whole genome shotgun sequence genome encodes the following:
- the LOC121518219 gene encoding uncharacterized protein At5g50100, chloroplastic-like, whose translation MSQMFTNARVRLVSGLVRLPSCVNSRAVRVTPAICRHQQRTYSSKSAAVKVLYDGLCPICVKEIRFLQFLQRSRPGKVDFIDISLPGYDGEKYMGVTYEMAMGEMHVIDGEDKVHRGIPAFAVMYSAVGLGWLGRFMMWPPVRPFMDKSYDIFARNRLKWTGRGDECTTGRCEKKTQ comes from the exons ATGTCGCAAATGTTTACCAATGCCAGAGTGCGTTTGGTCTCCGGGTTGGTAAGACTGCCCAGCTGTGTAAATTCAAGGGCGGTAAGAGTGACTCCTGCCATCTGCAGACATCAACAGAGGACTTATAGCTCCAAATCTGCTGCTGTCAAG GTGCTGTATGACGGGCTATGTCCCATTTGTGTAAAAGAGATCCGGTTCCTCCAGTTTCTTCAAAGAAGCAGGCCTGGGAAAGTTGATTTTATCGACATCTCCCTGCCGGGCTACGATGGAGAGAAATACATGGGTGTCACTTATGAGATGGCCATGGGTGAAATGCACGTGATTGATGGGGAAGATAAG GTGCATCGTGGGATTCCAGCTTTTGCAGTCATGTACAGCGCAGTGGGCCTCGGCTGGCTGGGCCGCTTCATGATGTGGCCGCCTGTGAGGCCGTTTATGGACAAGTCTTATGACATCTTCGCCAGAAATCGCTTAAAGTGGACAGGACGCGGAGATGAGTGCACTACAGGACGCTGTGAAAAGAAAACCCAGTGA
- the slc16a7 gene encoding monocarboxylate transporter 2 yields the protein MPPAATNLGYTPPDGGWGWAVVFGAFISIGFSYAFPKSLTIYFKEIQEYFSVSYSQIAWVSSVMLASMYAGGPVSSILVNRYGSRPVVMVGGVMVCIAMVLASFGTTIIHLYLCVGVIGGLGLAFNLQPALTIIGTYFQAKRPLANGLAMTGSPVVLSTLAPLNQFLFDSFGWRGSFLVLGSIVLNCCVAGSLMRPVNKNALPKPKAEPSECNGAATEEAASAPSANLLTEENQSESKSQGCVDRFIDFSLFKHRGFLIYLAGNVVMFFGFFAPVVFLAPYAKHLGIDEYSAAFLLSIFALVDMFIRPATGLIGNTKWIRPRIQYFFSFAVSYNGVCHLLCPLADGYVGLVVYAVFFGLAFGMVSALLFEVLMDLVGAHRFSSAVGLVTIIECGPVLLGPPLSGALVDIFRDYKYLYYACGVFMLAPGIFFFIMHYYNYKRLDEEQRQAQAVDMRTCEEAVELKMSQDAKAAHEEDG from the exons ATGCCCCCTGCTGCAACCAATCTAGGCTACACCCCACCAGATGGAGGCTGGGGCTGGGCTGTCGTCTTCGGTGCTTTCATCTCCATAGGATTCTCCTATGCCTTTCCCAAGTCACTCACCATCTACTTTAAGGAGATCCAGGAATATTTCTCTGTGTCCTACAGCCAGATTGCCTGGGTGTCCTCGGTCATGCTTGCGTCCATGTACGCAGGAG GACCTGTGAGCAGCATTCTTGTGAACCGTTACGGCAGCAGACCTGTGGTCATGGTTGGCGGGGTCATGGTCTGCATTGCCATGGTGCTTGCTTCTTTTGGCACTACCATCATACATCTCTATCTTTGTGTTGGAGTAATTGGAG GTCTTGGCCTTGCCTTCAATCTACAGCCAGCTTTAACAATCATTGGAACCTACTTCCAGGCCAAAAGGCCGCTGGCCAATGGACTCGCCATGACAGGCAGTCCAGTGGTTCTTTCCACTCTGGCTCCTCTcaatcagtttttgtttgattctTTTGGCTGGAGAGGGAGCTTCCTCGTCCTGGGATCTATCGTTTTGAACTGCTGTGTGGCTGGCTCTTTGATGCGACCAGTAAACAAAAATGCCCTGCCGAAGCCAAAGGCTGAACCATCGGAGTGTAACGGGGCGGCCACTGAGGAAGCTGCTAGTGCACCATCGGCTAACCTTCTGACTGAAGAAAATCAAAGTGAGAGCAAGAGTCAGGGCTGTGTGGACAGATTCATCGATTTCTCTCTTTTCAAACACAGGGGCTTCCTCATCTACCTCGCTGGCAATGTGGTCatgttttttggcttttttgcgCCTGTGGTTTTCCTAGCTCCGTACGCCAAACATCTAGGGATTGATGAATATTCTGCAGCTTTTTTGTTGTCTATTTTTGCTCTGGTGGACATGTTTATCAGACCGGCGACTGGCCTCATAGGCAACACCAAGTGGATTAGGCCAAGGATCCAATACTTTTTCAGCTTTGCCGTTTCCTACAACGGAGTGTGCCACCTTTTATGCCCACTGGCGGATGGATATGTGGGTCTGGTTGTTTACGCTGTCTTCTTTGGTTTGGCGTTTGGGATGGTGTCTGCCTTACTCTTCGAAGTTCTGATGGATCTTGTTGGGGCTCATCGGTTTTCCAGCGCTGTTGGACTGGTCACCATTATTGAGTGCGGGCCAGTGCTTCTTGGACCACCATTATCAG GAGCTCTGGTTGATATATTCAGGGACTACAAGTACCTGTACTACGCGTGTGGAGTGTTCATGCTGGCGCCGGgtatatttttcttcatcatgcATTATTACAACTACAAGAGACTGGACGAGGAGCAGAGGCAGGCCCAGGCTGTAGATATGAGGACTTGTGAAGAGGCAGTGGAACTAAAAATGAGCCAGGATGCTAAAGCAGCGCACGAAGAAGACGGATAA
- the LOC121516910 gene encoding calcium-independent phospholipase A2-gamma-like codes for MGRYLNTNSCSSCVNKTLRSYCKIRYLMSLLRKYPRLAKAPLCLDLHGYSLLSTPHPSRFTRKAAFNGFIHSDTDSKSYLFLRDFTKGVNHLQVVRFYSSANREPSKAGAPIGILEESQNNLNLGSLGERLGQSFNRLSKHINYYFKSKDAEPLAGNAAFVVTATEYVGRSPRRSQSHWATRERKKAEGKDTTLKCKEEQEESRSSPPVQSYSSLQLFHISSLATTFGESYSYVARHINSAFSRGFASVQTQETPDALSSTRGANRRLKRRNVQNTSILNCREAEISQGKLGANEAAVEPNNTSSSWEEGYLQFARHINKYFGARVADDQNKKEQPVEDNSTHKESRSQASLSQQRQDEPVTPETGGLFHSSRNTTNFGENFFQMAGHINQYFKGQSESEEDTERDFLLEMDPGSATSEGLKTVSFMDCLRHPTSAIPDLLGAYLNPTAHTKPNYAITSPQRLLNQKFFLSQRQAEEMTRRLIGSLAQASSPEAVTTCVEALNEHLIRYPSCKVVMWQEKSAVTLLRKRRTYKDYPTLQSALRETLALIGYLDPVKGRGIRVLSIDGGGTRGVVPLQVLKLLEDETGKKIHQLFDYICGVSTGAVLAFMLGLAHFSLEECADMYRRFGTEVFRQNRLVGTVKMGWSHSYYNTETWETILQEKLGHRVLIKTARDELSPKVSAVSAVVNWGNSPKAFVFRNYNHKPGSLSRYAGASGCQMWQAVRASSAAPGYFQEFTLQSDIHQDGGIILNNPCALAVHESRLLWPNQPFQCVLSLGTGRYDNAKKGPATSTSLRAKISNLICSATDTEGVHTLLDDLLAPDVYFRFNPMLSTEVSLDESRPTALDQLQRDTQSYLERNRPKLARLCLVLGAERSAVSRTKDWISERAWEVKQRWV; via the exons ATGGGTCGCTACCTCAACACCAACTCATGTTCAAGTTGTGTGAACAAGACTTTGAGGTCATACTGCAAAATTAGGTACCTAATGAGCCTTCTCAGAAAGTACCCTCGCCTCGCTAAAGCACCACTCTGTCTGGACCTGCATGGATATTCACTACTGTCAACTCCTCATCCTTCCAGATTTACAAGAAAAGCTgcttttaatggttttattcaCAGTGATACAGACTCTAAATCCTACCTCTTCCTCAGAGATTTTACTAAAGGAGTGAACCATCTCCAGGTTGTGCGTTTTTATTCATCCGCCAACAGGGAACCGTCCAAAGCTGGAGCTCCTATTGGGATCCTGGAGGAGTCTCAGAACAATTTAAATTTGGGTTCACTGGGAGAACGTCTCGGCCAATCATTTAATCGACTGTCAAAGCACATTAACTATTACTTCAAAAGCAAGGACGCTGAACCTCTTGCAGGAAATGCAGCCTTTGTTGTCACCGCTACAGAATATGTTGGGAGGTCACCTAGGCGAAGTCAAAGCCACTGGGCGACCAGAGAGCGCAAGAAAGCTGAGGGCAAAGACACAACCTTGAAATGCAAAGAGGAACAAGAAGAGTCTAGATCAAGTCCTCCAGTGCAGAGCTATTCTAGCCTGCAGTTATTTCATATTAGCTCTTTGGCAACAACGTTTGGTGAAAGCTACAGCTACGTAGCTCGTCACATTAATTCAGCCTTTTCTCGTGGTTTTGCCAGCGTTCAAACACAGGAAACTCCAGATGCCTTATCTTCCACCAGGGGAGCAAACAGGAGGCTGAAGAGAAGAAACGTACAAAACACCAGCATCCTAAACTGTAGAGAAGCTGAAATCTCTCAAGGGAAATTGGGCGCAAATGAAGCAGCAGTGGAACCGAACAATACATCCAGCAGCTGGGAGGAGGGCTACCTTCAATTCGCAAGACATATCAATAAATACTTCGGTGCTAGGGTTGCTGACGATCAGAATAAGAAGGAACAACCTGTTGAAGATAATAGCACTCACAAAGAATCACGCTCACAAGCTTCCTTGTCACAACAGAGGCAAGACGAACCAGTCACCCCTGAAACTGGAGGCCTTTTCCACAGCAGCCGGAACACCACCAACTTTGGGGAGAACTTTTTCCAAATGGCCGGTCACATCAATCAGTATTTCAAGGGTCAAAGTGAGTCAGAGGAAGACACTGAGAGAGATTTCCTGTTAGAGATGGACCCTGGATCTGCTACCTCAGAGGGACTGAAGACTGTGTCATTTATGGACTGCCTTCGCCATCCCACAAGTGCCATCCCAGACTTGTTGGGTGCTTACCTAAACCCGACAGCTCACACCAAACCCAACTATGCTATAACTTCACCACAGAGGCTGTTGAACCAAAAG TTTTTCTTGAGTCAGAGACAGGCTGAGGAGATGACTCGACGTCTGATTGGCAGTTTGGCTCAGGCTTCGTCTCCTGAAGCTGTAACCACCTGTGTGGAGGCACTCAATGAACACCTGATCCGTTACCCATCCTGCAAAGTTGTAATGTGGCAG GAGAAAAGTGCAGTCACATTGCTGAGAAAGCGGCGAACCTACAAAGATTACCCAACGCTTCAGAGCGCCTTGAGAGAAACACTGGCACTGATCGGATATCTGGATCCAGTCAAAGGACGGGGAATTAGAGTTCTCTCAATTGATGGTGGTGGCACAAG AGGTGTGGTTCCTCTGCAGGTTTTGAAGTTACTGGAAGATGAGACCGGTAAGAAGATCCACCAGCTGTTTGACTACATCTGTGGAGTGAGCACAG GTGCTGTTCTGGCCTTCATGCTGGGCCTGGCCCATTTTTCTCTGGAGGAGTGTGCTGACATGTACCGCCGATTTGGCACTGAGGTTTTTCGGCAGAACCGGCTGGTTGGTACTGTGAAGATGGGTTGGAGTCACTCTTATTATAACACAGAGACCTGGGAGACGATACTGCA AGAAAAACTGGGACATAGAGTACTAATTAAAACAGCCAGAGATGAGCTGAGTCCCAAG GTTTCAGCAGTCAGTGCAGTAGTAAACTGGGGAAACAGCCCAAAGGCCTTTGTCTTTCGCAACTACAACCACAAACCAGGATCTCTGAGTCGCTACGCAGGCGCTTCAGGCTGCCAGATGTGGCAGGCAGTACGAGCATCATCAGCTGCACCGGGATATTTTCAGGAGTTTACTCTACAAAGTGACATTCACCAG GATGGAGGAATCATCCTCAACAATCCCTGTGCCTTAGCAGTTCACGAGAGTCGTCTCCTGTGGCCCAACCAGCCCTTCCAGTGTGTGCTGTCACTTGGCACTGGTCGCTATGACAACGCTAAGAAAGGACCTGCAACCTCCACCAGCCTGAGAGCCAAAATCAGCAACCTGATCTGCAGCGCCACTGACACTGAAGGGGTCCACACCCTCCTGGATGATCTCCTCGCTCCAGACGTGTACTTCCGCTTCAACCCAATGCTGAGCACCGAGGTGTCCCTGGACGAGAGCCGGCCTACTGCTTTGGaccagctgcagagagacaccCAGAGCTACCTGGAGAGGAACAGGCCCAAACTGGCAAGACTGTGTTTGGTGCTGGGGGCGGAGAGGTCAGCTGTTAGCAGAACCAAGGACTGGATCAGCGAGAGGGCCTGGGAGGTGAAGCAGAGATGGGTTTGA